In the Flavisolibacter tropicus genome, one interval contains:
- a CDS encoding Ig-like domain-containing protein — protein MNRIFTLFTLGLLCFAWNSTKAQSFPVKFEGSVPTNSNCWANSGFILEADAGNGNNNDAASTKGVTTATLTTPFINFKSNDKTSIKFDYKATTNSSSFSLQVNIISQNGTVQTLDNFTITNTNYRSYSLPDLAAGTYRVSLSYTSTAGSPSTNYILIDNFDVDGSFHYASFCNSAPNANNDSYISPTIVAYSGNLLTNDTDPNSITPYFEKISLTNVVQPTDGTVSYNSNGAFTFTPNAGFTGGPVTFTYTISDDGYAPLTSTATVTINYPTATAPLPIKLLSFTGQASNNQAILHWSVDDNETGEYFKVEKSSDGKTFKEAGVVLTSTNKGKQEYTYRESLTSGTGVYYRLQIINNDAPSAYSKTVLIKQQIANTNNSIFLAINPSQSTLRFTFNTEVVEQTFAHIYTINGSKIFSQQLSTVKGINAAALDINTLPKGLYILEVSSNTATQRIKFFK, from the coding sequence ATGAATCGCATTTTTACCCTATTCACTTTAGGCCTGCTTTGTTTTGCTTGGAATTCAACAAAAGCGCAGAGCTTTCCTGTAAAATTCGAAGGCAGCGTACCAACTAATAGTAATTGCTGGGCTAACAGTGGCTTTATTTTAGAAGCAGACGCAGGAAATGGCAACAATAATGATGCTGCCTCTACGAAAGGAGTTACCACAGCCACGTTAACAACGCCGTTCATAAATTTCAAATCCAACGATAAAACTTCTATAAAGTTTGACTATAAAGCAACTACTAATTCAAGCAGCTTTAGCTTACAAGTCAATATTATTTCTCAAAACGGCACTGTACAAACATTAGATAATTTTACTATAACAAACACTAATTATCGAAGTTATTCATTACCTGATCTCGCTGCAGGCACCTATCGGGTATCTTTAAGCTATACTAGTACGGCAGGCTCCCCTAGCACTAACTATATTCTTATTGACAACTTCGATGTTGATGGTTCTTTTCATTATGCCAGCTTTTGTAACAGTGCTCCGAATGCAAATAACGACTCCTATATCAGTCCCACAATAGTTGCATATTCAGGCAACTTATTAACCAATGATACCGACCCCAACAGCATTACACCCTATTTTGAAAAAATCAGTTTAACCAATGTTGTTCAACCTACTGATGGTACAGTTAGCTACAATTCAAACGGTGCCTTTACCTTTACGCCCAATGCAGGCTTTACTGGTGGTCCGGTAACATTTACATATACTATTAGTGACGACGGATACGCACCACTTACTTCTACTGCTACCGTAACGATCAACTATCCTACTGCAACAGCCCCATTGCCTATTAAGCTCTTGAGTTTTACTGGCCAGGCATCAAACAACCAAGCGATATTACATTGGTCAGTAGATGATAATGAAACAGGTGAATACTTTAAGGTTGAGAAAAGTAGTGATGGTAAAACGTTTAAAGAAGCTGGAGTTGTTCTTACATCAACAAACAAAGGCAAACAAGAGTATACCTACAGAGAGTCTTTAACATCAGGGACAGGAGTTTATTATCGGCTGCAAATCATTAATAATGATGCGCCCTCAGCCTATTCTAAAACAGTACTGATAAAACAACAAATAGCCAATACAAACAACTCTATTTTCCTGGCAATAAATCCCAGCCAATCAACACTCCGCTTTACTTTTAATACAGAAGTAGTCGAACAAACATTTGCTCACATTTATACTATAAATGGCAGTAAAATATTTAGCCAACAGCTTAGTACAGTCAAAGGCATAAACGCTGCTGCACTCGATATAAACACATTACCGAAAGGCTTGTATATTTTGGAAGTAAGTAGCAACACCGCTACTCAAAGAATAAAATTTTTTAAATAA
- a CDS encoding TonB-dependent receptor has protein sequence MRLLLSSFIFFFCQTLLAQTTLTGIVKDAKQNAIPGASISLKETYDGATSDSTGRFSFKSTEKGEQVLVVTAIGYKPFEQKLLLQGSNQQVTITLKEDVTELKAVVISAGAFEASDRKKTTVLNPIDIVTTASANADVTGALKTLPGAQQVGESEGLFVRGGTAAETKTFIDGTLVNNFFYSSIPNVATRGRFNPFIFKGTVFSTGGYSALYGQALSSAVILESIDLPEQSSANLGVSVIGLSGGYQQLAKDKRSSWGVSYGYTNLWLAFKAIKQRQDFSQIPIYHTADANFRIKTSRTGMLKYYGYFSTNKLGFTEPSIDTLGFNDAFRLSNFNMYHNLSYKESLNNGWKIIVGTSFTNNKDDIEGYLQNGEDKKVVVEELERKNFALDSKSSFVNGRLVLEKKLQGLSMLRFGGEYNYSNEKPIITTYNGAAYKNSLVQNVSAAFAESDIYITNNMAAKIGTRAEYASVIDKINIAPRVSLAYKLGTNSQASVAYGIFYQNPENRYLPAITDLQFAKATHYIAQYQKIASDRTLRAEVFYKKYDNLIKTDYRNNREVAINSKGYGEASGFDFFWRDKKTFKQFDYWISYSYLDTKRDFINYPQAIQPSFAARHTGSLVVKKFVSKLKTQFNGSYTYASGRPYYNISYDNTTSKFSIMDQGRTIDYNSLSLSVNYLPNVFKQGGNKFTVLVFSINNVLNSKQVYGYKYSYNGYRKEAITPSSKMFVFIGAFISFGVDRTQDVINNNL, from the coding sequence ATGCGACTGCTACTTTCTAGTTTTATTTTCTTCTTCTGTCAGACTCTTTTAGCACAAACCACTTTAACAGGGATCGTAAAAGATGCAAAGCAAAATGCTATTCCCGGAGCCAGTATTTCATTGAAAGAAACATATGATGGGGCTACCAGTGATTCAACGGGGCGTTTCTCCTTTAAATCAACAGAAAAAGGAGAGCAGGTGCTAGTAGTAACAGCCATTGGCTATAAGCCATTTGAACAAAAGCTTTTGCTGCAAGGAAGCAATCAGCAAGTAACTATTACCTTAAAGGAAGATGTAACCGAATTAAAAGCCGTAGTGATCTCTGCTGGAGCATTCGAGGCCAGCGATCGTAAAAAAACAACAGTACTAAATCCCATTGATATTGTTACCACAGCTTCAGCCAATGCAGATGTAACAGGTGCCTTAAAAACGCTACCAGGGGCACAGCAGGTAGGTGAAAGCGAAGGTTTGTTTGTAAGAGGTGGAACGGCTGCAGAAACCAAAACATTTATAGATGGTACATTGGTCAATAACTTTTTCTATAGCAGCATTCCTAATGTAGCTACACGTGGGCGCTTTAATCCTTTCATATTTAAGGGTACCGTTTTTAGTACCGGGGGGTATTCCGCCTTATATGGTCAAGCGCTTTCTTCAGCAGTCATTCTGGAGTCTATTGATCTACCAGAACAGAGTTCTGCAAATTTGGGTGTTTCAGTAATAGGATTATCAGGAGGATATCAGCAATTAGCAAAAGATAAACGATCATCCTGGGGCGTAAGCTATGGATATACCAATCTCTGGCTGGCATTTAAGGCCATTAAGCAGAGACAGGATTTTTCTCAAATACCTATTTACCATACGGCAGATGCCAATTTTCGTATTAAAACGTCCCGTACAGGTATGTTGAAGTACTATGGCTATTTTAGTACAAACAAGCTAGGTTTCACAGAACCAAGCATCGATACATTGGGTTTTAATGATGCATTCCGCCTTTCCAATTTCAATATGTATCATAACCTGTCTTATAAGGAGAGTTTAAATAATGGTTGGAAAATCATTGTTGGTACCTCTTTTACAAACAATAAGGATGATATAGAAGGATACCTGCAAAATGGTGAAGACAAGAAAGTTGTAGTAGAAGAATTAGAGAGAAAGAATTTTGCATTAGATAGCAAGAGTAGTTTTGTTAATGGCAGGCTGGTATTGGAGAAAAAGCTGCAGGGACTAAGCATGTTGCGCTTTGGAGGTGAATATAACTATAGTAATGAAAAGCCTATTATTACTACTTATAATGGTGCCGCCTATAAAAATAGTTTAGTGCAAAACGTTAGTGCGGCATTTGCTGAAAGCGATATTTACATCACCAATAATATGGCAGCAAAGATTGGTACGCGTGCAGAGTATGCTTCTGTAATTGATAAAATTAATATCGCTCCAAGAGTTTCATTAGCCTACAAGCTGGGCACAAATAGCCAGGCATCGGTAGCATACGGCATCTTTTATCAGAATCCTGAAAACCGTTATTTGCCTGCTATAACAGATTTACAGTTTGCAAAAGCCACACACTACATAGCGCAATATCAAAAAATAGCAAGCGACAGAACACTGCGTGCGGAAGTCTTTTATAAGAAATATGATAACCTAATTAAAACAGATTATCGAAATAATAGAGAAGTTGCTATTAATAGTAAAGGCTATGGTGAAGCCAGTGGATTTGACTTTTTCTGGCGCGATAAGAAGACATTCAAGCAATTTGACTATTGGATATCTTATTCATATCTTGATACAAAGCGTGATTTTATAAATTATCCTCAGGCTATTCAGCCTTCCTTTGCAGCAAGGCATACAGGGTCGTTAGTAGTAAAGAAATTTGTAAGCAAATTAAAAACGCAGTTCAATGGTTCTTATACCTATGCTTCTGGCCGCCCTTACTACAATATAAGCTATGATAATACAACAAGTAAGTTTAGTATAATGGATCAAGGTAGAACTATTGATTATAATAGTTTGAGCTTAAGTGTAAACTATTTGCCCAATGTGTTTAAGCAAGGCGGAAACAAATTCACTGTACTGGTATTCTCGATTAATAATGTATTAAACAGCAAACAGGTTTACGGTTACAAATACTCGTATAATGGATATCGAAAGGAAGCGATTACTCCATCGTCAAAGATGTTTGTTTTCATTGGTGCCTTTATTTCATTTGGCGTAGATCGTACGCAGGATGTGATCAATAACAACTTGTAA
- the pdxA gene encoding 4-hydroxythreonine-4-phosphate dehydrogenase PdxA: MQYLHKPIIGISCGDLNGIGMEVIIKTFSDNRILEQCTPIIFASNKLVNFYRKGATDNHFNYQVIKDFSKVNHKQINVFNCWEEEVTITPGQLNEVGGRYAVKSLQSAMQALQEGHIQGIVTAPIHKKNVQSESFNYTGHTPYLKAASGAEDVLMILYADNLRVALVTEHIPVKEIASTITKAMIVSKLRLLHQCLQRDFGIDKPKIAVLGLNPHAGDEGLVGNEEETIIKPAIKEAKQQDKLIYGPFSADAFFARHSYQQFDAVLAMYHDQGLIPFKTIAANEGVNFTAGLSFVRTSPDHGTAFDIAGKNIAEPSSFISAVFECVDIINRRNEFDERNRNPLRKITAEVLRNVEDEKIDDSIDR, encoded by the coding sequence ATGCAATATCTACATAAACCCATCATAGGCATCAGTTGTGGCGACCTTAACGGTATAGGGATGGAGGTTATCATTAAAACTTTCTCCGATAACCGGATCCTGGAGCAGTGTACACCTATCATTTTTGCTTCTAACAAACTGGTCAACTTTTACCGAAAGGGTGCTACTGATAACCATTTCAACTACCAGGTTATTAAAGACTTTTCCAAAGTCAATCATAAGCAGATCAATGTTTTTAATTGCTGGGAAGAAGAGGTAACCATTACGCCTGGCCAATTAAACGAAGTAGGTGGCCGCTATGCCGTTAAATCCTTGCAGTCAGCAATGCAGGCCTTGCAGGAAGGACATATTCAAGGTATTGTAACAGCTCCCATCCATAAGAAGAATGTACAGTCGGAATCCTTCAACTATACCGGCCATACACCTTACTTAAAAGCCGCCAGTGGCGCGGAAGATGTACTGATGATATTGTATGCTGATAACTTGCGAGTAGCACTGGTAACAGAGCATATACCCGTAAAGGAGATAGCATCTACTATTACTAAAGCCATGATTGTTTCTAAACTTCGCTTATTACACCAATGCCTACAACGCGATTTTGGCATTGATAAACCAAAGATTGCCGTGTTGGGATTAAACCCACATGCTGGTGATGAGGGCTTAGTTGGTAATGAAGAAGAAACAATCATAAAACCCGCAATCAAAGAAGCTAAGCAACAAGACAAATTGATTTATGGACCGTTTAGTGCCGATGCATTTTTTGCGCGCCATAGTTACCAGCAGTTTGATGCTGTACTTGCTATGTACCATGATCAAGGACTCATTCCTTTTAAAACCATAGCAGCCAATGAAGGGGTTAATTTCACAGCTGGCCTTTCTTTTGTACGTACATCGCCCGATCATGGAACTGCATTTGATATAGCGGGTAAAAATATTGCCGAACCATCTTCCTTTATATCAGCTGTTTTTGAGTGTGTTGATATTATCAACCGCCGTAATGAATTTGATGAACGAAATCGAAATCCATTACGCAAGATTACAGCAGAAGTATTGCGTAATGTAGAAGATGAAAAAATTGATGATTCTATTGACCGCTAA
- a CDS encoding winged helix-turn-helix domain-containing protein, with amino-acid sequence MFKDLDPILHSQLRLAVISLLIGVKEAEFTFIKEKTGATAGNLSVQVQKLKEAGYIEVVKQFKDNYPQTICKITQTGIAAFEQYVKDLQAYINKSP; translated from the coding sequence GTGTTTAAAGATCTTGATCCTATATTACATTCTCAGTTGCGCTTAGCCGTTATTTCTCTGCTTATAGGAGTGAAAGAAGCGGAGTTTACGTTTATTAAAGAAAAAACAGGCGCTACTGCTGGGAACTTAAGTGTGCAAGTACAAAAGCTAAAAGAGGCTGGCTATATTGAAGTGGTTAAACAGTTTAAGGATAATTACCCGCAGACCATTTGTAAAATTACCCAAACGGGTATAGCTGCTTTTGAGCAGTATGTGAAAGATCTACAGGCCTATATAAATAAAAGCCCCTGA
- a CDS encoding T9SS type A sorting domain-containing protein yields the protein MRTFYSRALWVLVLLFLLSTAVSAQYVTGQIIRPCTSSTGKNILDPNNATDGSSNDYASKAITGFGTTTAIPDIDNSEIPYKPVPPYALEPYSDLRRGPDHLFSDYVPDVNGGAYYMHYDGTNFLFRFRMGTIIPGAKGYSLLFDTDGKFGPTGPNADPNYVPATTGTGGNPGFEIEIVLCTGGANDGIQVYNVDGTDKPGASVVTNLTNWLNYSQIAIAATADNGDPDFLLDFYVPKTVFTGAPFNLDLTTTRLRVIPTTVMSPQGAIGGPKSDIYGLNDDAYPNTNVEYETLLGAQPGLLISDWGGTSTATPSKQCTAPPTITNSSLAAGNVTITGSWTKGSLTGLEQTTATIKVYKIPSGSTTGTLVATIPNITSGINNWSTASITPAINVSAGDVIYATAVATNESECLKSNTLQVPPTCNASNRPSIPTFDATCTSTNKGISGTNYTNTNWTIHIDNLSTNTFYSSKNAADQTSAGFGTAAITGPNWTFSGGCKTGSPMSEGAYKIYYTDDNNGGCASEPLYLCVGAGSNKIAGTLTAPAITTPSGAVFNTATRTISGTTDATTNGTSLVLYVDGVPSASTTATAAGAFTFSNFNMLAGSPGLSFSSGQKLYITSEYNAGTAKTSYCAAQTPTYNISCYTAPPIINTNSLGSLTIGQAITGTSISPAGTTIKIYTATSPTTPVATITVQNDGTWTTGSYVALANTTYYATAQDGSCGVSIQTGSITTASGATTGRCAAASITTSPLYSSTTSVGGAIGSSATAAKIMLYEDGNLLDSSASLTSVSTWTISNLKLYAGNGATTGKLTLAVKEGIKEAEVCSNSYFVLPSGCVTPSTGSLTITPAGSQTIAAGQSATYGFQSPTSGVFYSIVDQSSGGSLASGVWSTGTDFSVITRPLTTNTVAVVKGASLTANGESCSATIASRSVSVTPAPLPIHLLEFNGSHKENGNVLFWRTALEVNASHFEVERSTTASNFSKIGRVNLQGSGSVYRFTDNQLSSATNYYRLKMVDTDGTFSYSRIIAIHSEGMLQSTAVWPNPFSEELNIETYLSESGRINIRLLNESGSQVGFKQAGGHQGINNIKFECPKNLPPGIYILQLQTNEGMSQQKLIRINN from the coding sequence ATGAGAACTTTTTACTCTCGGGCCCTATGGGTTCTTGTTCTTTTATTTCTGTTATCTACAGCTGTATCTGCTCAATATGTTACTGGTCAAATTATACGTCCCTGTACATCTTCAACCGGTAAAAATATTTTAGATCCTAATAACGCTACAGATGGCTCATCGAATGACTATGCATCAAAAGCAATAACCGGATTTGGAACCACAACAGCCATTCCTGATATTGATAACTCAGAGATACCGTATAAGCCTGTTCCTCCTTACGCGTTAGAACCATATTCTGATTTGAGGAGAGGCCCGGATCACTTATTTAGTGATTATGTGCCTGATGTAAATGGCGGCGCATATTACATGCATTATGACGGAACAAACTTCTTGTTTCGATTTCGTATGGGTACCATCATACCTGGAGCTAAAGGATATAGCTTGTTGTTTGATACAGATGGTAAGTTTGGACCAACGGGTCCTAATGCTGACCCCAACTATGTGCCGGCCACTACAGGAACAGGAGGAAATCCTGGTTTTGAAATAGAAATTGTTTTGTGTACAGGCGGTGCTAACGATGGCATACAGGTTTATAATGTTGATGGTACCGATAAGCCTGGAGCTTCAGTAGTAACCAACTTAACTAACTGGCTGAACTACTCGCAAATTGCCATAGCTGCAACAGCGGATAATGGCGATCCTGATTTCTTGTTAGATTTTTATGTGCCGAAGACTGTTTTTACTGGCGCTCCCTTTAATTTGGATTTAACAACAACGCGTTTGAGGGTTATCCCTACCACTGTTATGTCTCCACAGGGTGCCATTGGCGGACCTAAATCTGATATCTATGGTTTGAATGACGATGCCTATCCAAACACCAACGTGGAATATGAAACATTGTTAGGAGCGCAGCCTGGGCTTTTAATTTCGGATTGGGGTGGTACCAGTACAGCAACTCCTTCAAAGCAGTGTACAGCACCACCAACGATTACGAATAGCTCTCTTGCGGCAGGCAATGTTACTATAACAGGAAGCTGGACAAAAGGGAGCCTAACCGGATTAGAGCAAACTACTGCTACGATTAAAGTGTATAAGATACCTTCCGGTTCTACTACTGGTACTTTAGTAGCTACCATTCCTAACATTACTTCAGGGATTAACAACTGGTCAACGGCTAGTATAACACCAGCTATAAATGTGAGTGCAGGAGATGTTATCTATGCTACTGCAGTAGCAACAAATGAAAGCGAATGCTTGAAGAGTAATACACTACAAGTACCCCCAACATGTAATGCTTCAAATAGGCCAAGTATACCTACGTTTGATGCTACATGTACGAGTACAAATAAAGGTATTTCTGGTACTAATTATACTAATACCAATTGGACAATCCATATTGATAATTTATCTACTAATACGTTTTATAGTAGTAAAAATGCTGCTGATCAAACAAGCGCTGGCTTTGGGACAGCAGCAATAACTGGTCCCAATTGGACTTTCTCTGGTGGTTGTAAAACAGGTAGTCCAATGAGCGAAGGTGCATACAAAATATATTATACTGATGACAATAATGGAGGTTGTGCGTCTGAACCACTTTATTTGTGCGTTGGAGCTGGTAGTAATAAAATAGCAGGAACATTAACAGCACCTGCCATTACAACTCCAAGTGGTGCTGTATTTAATACAGCTACCAGAACTATTTCAGGGACAACTGATGCAACTACAAATGGGACCTCTTTAGTTTTATACGTAGACGGCGTTCCAAGCGCAAGTACAACGGCTACAGCTGCTGGGGCATTTACATTCTCAAACTTCAATATGCTTGCAGGTTCTCCAGGCCTAAGCTTCTCGTCAGGTCAAAAGTTGTATATCACAAGTGAGTATAATGCCGGTACGGCTAAAACCAGCTATTGTGCGGCACAAACACCGACATATAATATAAGCTGTTATACAGCACCTCCAATTATTAATACTAATAGTCTTGGTTCTTTAACTATAGGACAAGCCATTACTGGCACTTCTATTAGCCCCGCCGGAACTACAATAAAAATATATACAGCAACTAGTCCAACTACTCCAGTAGCTACTATAACTGTTCAAAACGATGGCACTTGGACAACAGGTTCATATGTTGCTTTAGCAAACACTACTTATTATGCAACTGCGCAGGATGGCTCTTGTGGAGTAAGTATACAAACCGGTAGTATCACTACAGCCTCTGGAGCTACCACTGGTCGATGTGCCGCGGCATCTATTACTACCAGCCCTTTGTATTCTTCTACAACAAGTGTTGGTGGTGCAATTGGGAGTTCCGCAACTGCAGCCAAGATTATGCTTTATGAGGATGGTAATCTGCTAGATTCTTCAGCTTCATTAACTAGCGTATCAACATGGACCATTTCTAATTTAAAATTGTATGCCGGAAATGGGGCTACTACTGGTAAATTGACGCTAGCTGTAAAAGAAGGTATTAAAGAGGCAGAAGTGTGTTCAAATTCATACTTTGTGTTGCCATCTGGATGTGTAACACCTTCAACCGGATCGCTTACTATCACTCCTGCGGGTAGTCAAACAATTGCTGCTGGACAATCTGCCACTTATGGCTTTCAGTCACCAACAAGTGGTGTATTCTATTCAATAGTAGATCAAAGTTCTGGTGGCTCTTTGGCATCAGGTGTATGGTCGACAGGTACTGATTTTTCAGTTATAACAAGACCGCTGACCACAAATACGGTTGCAGTTGTAAAAGGCGCGAGTCTTACAGCAAACGGCGAATCGTGTTCGGCAACTATAGCTTCACGTTCTGTATCCGTGACACCAGCACCACTGCCTATACATTTACTAGAATTCAATGGTAGCCATAAAGAAAATGGGAATGTATTGTTTTGGAGAACTGCATTGGAAGTGAATGCGAGTCATTTTGAAGTGGAACGTAGCACTACGGCTTCTAATTTTAGTAAAATCGGAAGGGTTAATCTTCAGGGATCCGGCTCTGTATATAGGTTTACTGATAATCAGCTGTCGTCGGCAACAAATTATTATCGCTTGAAAATGGTAGATACTGATGGTACATTTAGTTATAGCAGAATCATTGCCATACATAGTGAAGGAATGCTGCAATCAACAGCTGTATGGCCTAATCCGTTCAGTGAAGAACTAAATATTGAAACCTATTTAAGCGAAAGCGGAAGGATTAATATTCGCTTATTGAATGAAAGCGGTAGCCAGGTAGGTTTTAAACAAGCAGGAGGTCATCAAGGCATCAATAACATCAAGTTTGAATGCCCTAAAAACTTACCTCCAGGCATTTATATCTTGCAACTTCAAACCAATGAAGGGATGAGCCAGCAAAAGCTGATCCGTATAAATAACTGA
- the atpA gene encoding F0F1 ATP synthase subunit alpha, with protein MPEIKPDEISAILRQQLSNFNAVADLEEVGTVLQMGDGIARVYGLGNVRFGELVEFENGVRGIALNLEEDNVGVVLMGEMGVLQEGAKVRRTGQIASIKVGEGMVGRVVNTLGEPIDGKGPITGERYEMPLERKAPGVIYREPVKEPLQTGIKAIDAMIPIGRGQRELIIGDRQTGKTAIAIDTIINQKEFFQAGKPVYCIYVAIGQKASTIAGVMKTLQDAGAMEYTTIVAASASDPAPLQFYAPFAGAAIGEFFRDTGRPALIIYDDLSKQAVAYREVSLLLRRPPGREAYPGDVFYLHSRLLERAAKVIANDSVAKEMNDLPESIKHLVKGGGSLTALPIIETQAGDVSAYIPTNVISITDGQIFLEGNLFNAGIRPAINVGISVSRVGGNAQIKSMKKVSGTLKLDQALYREMEAFSKFGGDLDPATKLVIDKGARNVEILKQPQYAPVPVEKQVAIIYLGTQGLLRDVPVRRVKEFEENFLLEMENKLPEVLAQFKQGNLPDEGMKKMVDLANSLIPQYK; from the coding sequence ATGCCAGAAATAAAACCAGATGAAATAAGTGCCATACTTCGCCAGCAGTTGAGCAACTTTAACGCTGTTGCTGATTTGGAAGAAGTAGGAACCGTATTACAAATGGGCGATGGTATTGCCCGTGTTTATGGTTTAGGAAATGTTCGCTTCGGTGAACTGGTAGAGTTTGAGAACGGCGTACGTGGTATTGCCCTAAACCTTGAAGAAGATAACGTGGGTGTGGTATTGATGGGTGAAATGGGAGTTTTACAAGAAGGTGCTAAAGTGCGTCGTACCGGTCAGATTGCCTCTATTAAAGTAGGCGAGGGCATGGTAGGACGTGTGGTAAATACATTAGGTGAGCCTATTGATGGTAAAGGCCCTATTACTGGAGAGCGCTATGAAATGCCATTGGAGCGTAAAGCGCCAGGCGTTATCTATCGTGAGCCAGTAAAAGAACCATTACAAACAGGTATCAAAGCGATCGACGCGATGATTCCAATTGGTCGTGGTCAGCGTGAATTGATCATTGGTGACCGTCAGACTGGTAAGACCGCTATTGCGATCGATACCATTATCAACCAGAAAGAATTCTTCCAAGCTGGTAAGCCTGTGTACTGTATCTATGTTGCGATTGGACAAAAGGCTTCTACTATTGCTGGTGTAATGAAAACCTTGCAAGACGCTGGTGCTATGGAGTACACTACCATCGTAGCGGCTTCTGCATCTGATCCAGCTCCATTGCAGTTCTACGCTCCATTTGCGGGTGCTGCCATTGGTGAATTCTTCCGCGATACCGGACGTCCTGCATTGATCATCTATGATGACCTTTCTAAGCAGGCAGTAGCTTATCGCGAAGTATCTCTTTTATTACGTCGTCCACCGGGCCGCGAAGCATATCCTGGTGACGTATTCTACCTGCACAGCCGTTTATTAGAGCGCGCCGCTAAAGTTATCGCTAACGACAGCGTAGCAAAAGAAATGAACGACTTACCTGAAAGCATTAAGCATTTAGTGAAAGGTGGTGGTTCTTTAACAGCGCTGCCAATCATTGAAACACAAGCGGGTGACGTATCTGCCTATATCCCAACGAACGTAATCTCTATTACTGACGGTCAGATCTTCTTGGAAGGTAACCTGTTCAACGCAGGTATTCGTCCGGCGATCAACGTAGGTATCTCTGTAAGCCGTGTGGGTGGTAACGCGCAGATCAAATCCATGAAAAAAGTATCTGGTACATTGAAGCTTGACCAGGCTCTTTATCGTGAGATGGAAGCCTTCTCTAAGTTTGGTGGTGATCTTGACCCAGCTACTAAACTGGTTATTGACAAAGGTGCTCGTAACGTGGAAATCCTGAAACAGCCTCAATATGCTCCAGTACCTGTAGAAAAGCAAGTAGCAATTATCTACTTAGGTACACAAGGTTTACTGCGTGATGTACCTGTACGTCGTGTAAAAGAATTTGAAGAGAATTTCTTGTTAGAAATGGAAAACAAATTACCTGAAGTATTAGCGCAGTTCAAGCAAGGCAACCTACCTGACGAAGGCATGAAGAAGATGGTAGACCTGGCAAACAGCTTGATTCCTCAGTACAAGTAA